A genomic stretch from Malus domestica chromosome 15, GDT2T_hap1 includes:
- the LOC103400729 gene encoding derlin-1, translating into MSSPAEWYRSLPPISKAYGTLCVIATTAFQLGFYDWKSIALVHKLVFLHFQVWRLFTNFFFLGNFSVNFGIRLLMIARYGVQLEKGPFDRRTADFLWMMVFGATTLLVLSAIPIFYSPFLGVSLVFMLVYVWSREFPNANINIYGLVQLKAFYLPWAMLALDVIFGSPIMPDLLGIIAGHLFYFLTVLHPLAGGKNILQTPRWVRKIVARWRIGAPPPTSRTQEPAPAAAGVAFRGRSYRLSE; encoded by the exons ATGTCTTCTCCTGCCGA ATGGTATCGGTCACTCCCACCCATAAGCAAGGCTTATGGTACCCTCTGTGTAATTGCAACTACAGCCTTTCAATTGGGGTTTTATGATTGGAAAAGTATTGCATTAGTACATAAACTAGTATTCTTGCATTTCCAG GTTTGGAGGTTGTTTACAAACTTCTTTTTCCTTGGAAACTTCTCCGTCAACTTTGGAATCCGCCTTCTGATGAT AGCAAGATATGGGGTTCAACTTGAAAAGGGACCATTTGATCGACGAACAGCAGATTTCTTGTGGATGATGGTATTTGGAGCCACGACATTGTTG gttttatctGCTATCCCTATTTTCTATTCTCCTTTCTTGGGGGTATCTCTCGTGTTCATGCTTGTTTATGTTTGGAGTAGAGAATTTCCGAATGCCAACATCAACATATATGGTCTCGTGCAACTTAAG GCGTTTTATCTACCTTGGGCAATGCTTGCTTTGGACGTCATCTTTGGTTCCCCAATTATGCCAGATCTGCTGGGAATCATTGCCGGAcatctgttttacttcttgacTGTGTTGCATCCATTGGCAGGTGGAAAGAACATATTACAGACTCCAAGATGGGT ACGTAAAATAGTCGCAAGATGGAGGATAGGAGCTCCTCCACCAACTAGCCGAACCCAAGAACCTGCCCCAGCTGCTGCTGGTGTGGCTTTCAGAGGGAGGTCTTATCGACTTAGCGAATGA